The Puntigrus tetrazona isolate hp1 chromosome 9, ASM1883169v1, whole genome shotgun sequence genome includes the window CTTAAGGCTCCCATCATCAGCAGATGAAACAAAGCTCGGCACAGCTTGCGCGTTGAGGCTCACATGTGTTTTTACATCTGTTCAGGATATTTCAATTTGATGCTCAACAAGCTGAGCCTGAGATTAAAGGATCATACGTGTCATCCACACAAACATCACTTCCAGAGCAGGCGAGCGTACGTGAGCTCAGCTTTTCCAAGAGAGAGGCGTCACCGCCGCAGACGACGCAGTCGCACTTCTGTCTCCCCGCGTgccagggtgtgtgtgtgtgtgtgtgtgtgtgtgtgtgtcctctgcGTGTCTGCCAGTGAAGGCTGATGCGATGCCTCTCATATGTTTGAGATGTCGAGGAAGGAGTCTTTTCTtttcgctgtgtgtgtgtgtgcgtgtgtgacgaaatttgcttttaagaaatatttatgagCCGGtgccctttttaaaaaaaagaaaaaaaagaaagcgttGTCTTTAATGAACATGTTTTAGAGATTGTTTCAGCATCTATAATTTATAAGGTAAGACTTCATCTGTGAACAGGGCTAGTTTGTAAATGtgaatacttaataataatgaaaaaaatacatctcGCACAGCTGCTGTACTGGCATAATATGACACTTCTGGAGCAGACAGATATTCTCGGTAGAaggccggtgtgtgtgtgtttgtctgtgtccatatcttgtgtgtgtgtgagtgtgttttatgGAGGAGGGTTCTCCTCTATAGTGAGCGTACATGTGTTGACATTGGCAGGACTTGATATTGGCAAATCAGTGTGCACAAATGGCCTCCCCCACTGAAGCGATAAGAATCTTATTAGTAATGTACATACAATTAGTCATGTTGCACCTAATTAGTCTGCTTGCTGTACTTTTGAACCCTAATTATTAATCTATTTCTGGGAGATTCTTAAATGCAGTGCTGGGACAACATTTGTTGTAGATTTGTATGTAACATTAGGTTGAAAAACTAGAAAGCTGCCTTGCTGTCTAGTGCCTTCATAAGCAGCTGCCTTCCCAACTAAAATGAAACCTTGGAAGTGAAAGATTTGGAAAGCTGCACAAAGGTAGCAATGCTATTTTAAACTGGTTTGTTGGATAGCGGTAGTCTTACTAAGTCTAGCTGGACTTCTAGTCACATTTTTTTAGAGTGTAGTGTCATCTGGTCTGACCAGCTTAAAGGTGCTTAAAACCCTTTTATACGAACTAGACTGGTAGACCATTTAGGACCAGCAAACAAAGCTTAGCTTACTCTCAACGTTTTTGTAGACACAACTTTGTTCCAATCTGAGTCCAAGCCATATTTTTAGAAGCATTTATATTCGGCCTGGATTTGAACTTGAATGCGCTCGTATTGAATTGGTCCAGTCCAGTCTTGAGTACTACTTGTTATTTTTCCCTTCAGAACTCACAATGCATTCTGGggttgccttttttattttaaaatgtataatttctcTGCAAAAGCAAGTTCATGAATTTGCTACTACTAATACATACGCTGACACAGGGGTGTGAGTATTTAAGACATACTGCTATTGCATAAATAGCATATAAAACAACAGGTAACAGATCTACACAGGCTTGTGCTGAGTAGATTAACGCTGTGAATATCATCAGTTTGCGTTAAAGACACATCAGCCTGTGCTATCTAGAGTTTCAGAACTTgccatttaattgaatttaaatgtggCAATGAATAAAGTACAGTAATTCCTCTTGCTTCATCCACAATGAATTCTTGGATTGCCCTCTacccaaaaccaaaaagaaGGTATCTAAGAATCGTAATCATGGTGCCAACCTTTTGGAACAACCTCGATGTCGGGAGCTGGCCTGTGACGCCTTACAACACGGCCTACGTAGGCAGCATGCTTGGTTTTTAAACAGAGCGCCTATATAATGAATGTACACCATTCATCCTTAAGGAACAACAGTACAGTTTTAGGTTGACCTTTGGAGAGCACTGAATACAACATCAGCTCATTGCCGGCTCCACGCCCACTACCATACATCCTCCTTATTCTCCGCAGAGACTTCCTCCTCTCATCTGCGCTAGTGGCAAAAACTAATAATCAAATCTTTCCTCCCACAGACACAATGGTTTCTTTGGAAAGCCCCTGCCAAACCACCtatctctttgtctgtttttcataCGGTAGACTTAATCGATGCACCAGCCCAATGACAACTAACTTCATACTCCGAAACCTTCGGTTTGTGTAATTTGCCTGTCTGGTGTCGTCTTCCATAACCACAGAGGAGAGTCTTTGCAAGTGCCAGAGGAACAGGCTTAATCGTGACAGGCTCATCTTGCAGGTGAGGTCACAAGTAATAAGCACTAATGAATACCAGATCAAGCTTGGCACAATCAGGCTTACTGCAACACAGACCTTATACTCCTCAAAAAGAGCTTTATTTTGAGAGGAGCACCGAGACTGTTAACacaggagggggaaaaaaacggcTGTCAAGCTCTCGCCTTGTCTGAGGCTCTCCGCTGCTGTACGTTATATACGCGCGTTGCATTTGCAAACGATTCTTCCATTTGTCAGGCTGTTGGCAAACCTGTCACGCTCGCCCGGTGAAAagcaaataatttatttatttgagttcaACATAATTAGAAGCATTACCCCAACGCTTGGCAGTGACACCTTTTTATGTTATCGAGAGCGCAAGTGCAAAGAGTTAAGATACGCTTGTTGGAGGTGTGGAAGTTTTCACTTTATTAagctttaatataattaaatagcaACAGCACggagttgtttttttacttaccTTTCTAGAATGCTAGAAAGGAAGAACATACATCTGACTGGACCCGAAAATGCTTTTGTCAGCAATTTTGTGCAATTTGACACGGAGTTTGGAAGTTCACAAAAACAAGCTATTCTTTTCCATTTCCGGGTATTTGGCGTGGGttactatataaatatgttattcaTTCCTCCAGAACGTTTGGGCTTCAGAGGAAACATGTTGATACTATTGCTTCTTTCTTCAACTCTAAATAATTGAATAGAAAAGAGGGCCTCCacggtattttttttttttacagtcttcACGAGAATCTTAAACATCTGTTTTACTGTGCATCCAGCGAGCACGCGCTCACGTACAACCCAGAAGGTGACAAAAGAGGCGTTTCTTCCAGCTTTGAGATTTTTGATAAAAAGGAGCATCAAGAAGCCCAGCACACGTACAATATGGTCAGCCTTCAGTGGGTTTGCTTGCAGTAACATTTGTCACCCACCATTTACCGCCTGGGGGCCCTGACACATTCATCATAGCATATTAAAAACAAGTTGATGAGAGCGAAAACAACGCAGAGATGTGTAGCGCTTTACATCTCCCTTAAGTGTCTGCTTCAGGGACAGTTTATGTGCTAGAGATGGCGGCGCTTTGACATTGTCATCTTCTGTCATGTCGCCACAGCTAGTCATCCCTCCACCTGCACGTTCTTGAGGTGCCACAGAAGGCGCATAACTCGTCTTGCTCTTTGTGCAGAATGTCTCGGGGCCTTTATgataatgaatgcatgaactggGTCTTCCCCCactaaagcattacaataaataaaacattttagtccAGCAAGGCTGATCTCTGTTGTGTGCGTGTTTCCTGGTATTTAAGAGTAAAAATCATCACAGATAGACCCACACATTTTTGCTTAATGCTTTGGAGAGCAATTCACCAGGGAACCCGATTCATTCCCGTTTGCCAGACAGAAAAGCacaatgtataattaaaagtgtaaagtgtaaagatGTAATTGTTGGAGTGTTGATTATCGTTAAATAGCTCTGCAGAAACATGACTGTAAGCCATATTTAGCatacttaatttattaatcGAGCAAGCTGTTTGTTGCTCTTATGTAAGCTGGAGGAGGTATGAAGAGCTGGTATGAACTCTCATATAACAGCTGATTGTTAGCCTATTTGAACGGACAGTGATTACCATGTATGAAATACAAACCCACCTCCAGTGCCCCTTCTTGGAAACGAGTTTCTTTGTAAGAGGCGTAGATGGAAATTATGTATAGTGAAAGTAGTTTGTCTTATCTGCTATCATTTATTATTCTGAGTAAACTTTTTcgttgatcttttttttttttaaattaaggtaATTTCCCAGCGCTCTATCCAAAAGATCAATATTATTGAACCGTCAGTTAGCACACAGGTGTTACTGGGGAAATCTTGTACATCCAGGCTTTAATCACATCCTCCCCATAGAAATGGTTTTGAGTATCAAAGACAGTTAGCAATACACCACTGGTGGACATAAAGATGAAGCTCTTATTCAATccagtaaagtaaaaaaaatacattaatttttaagcaaagaaatcgacaaaacataaaaataatttaaatgtaataggTGGGAAattgatttgcaaaataaaaagacagaatgcatttcattttcagaattCACAGAACGGGTCCTGaaactttgtgtaaaaatgccTTTACCTTTTTCTAATTGCATATTTACCAAATATatgattaataaaactatttaaatgaaaaaaaaatgcatgacaaaaaGTACACTggaatatataactatattacatattaaaattttagtacatgttgcattttatttcttacaatcttttttgtttttcccctgTACATTTTCAGGTTTAAATGTAGGAAAATATTCAGTGTGGTCTCACTGTTTTGGACCGCACTTCTGAAGCCAATCCTATtaccatacaaaaaaaaaaaaaaactgcctggTCAGTGTTCCTAAACTGCAACAGGTATGACtgaaactgtacatttttaccTTTGTGAATCCACCTGTGTGGTGTTCATTTTTGCTTCTATCTCTTAATGATTGTTTGCTTATATTCTTCTTTACCCCCATTCCAGTTCATCAATCACAACAGATCTGAGTGTGTGGCTGCTGCCCTGGCTTTGTTACGCCGTCACACTGAAACTCCACATCTATTATGCAGTTTCAcattaatcttttaaatcaGTCTTCAAATTAACGTACATCCTCCCTTAAGAGAGGGATGTGATGCTGTGAAGAGTGTGTTCCTTGTTGGCTTTGATATGGCTCAACTCTTCTTTAACACTTTAGGATAGTCAGAGTGCCCTCCATTGTCCAATTATTGTACTGCACTCACATTGTTTGTTACAAGCTGATGTGCTCAAATGATTTTTGTTGTGCACTAGCCTGCTTTAACCACAATCCTGATCACAGACCTTAGGATCAACCAATGAGAACGATAATACCTAGAGAAATATATCAGGTATCTTTTCTATTCATCTCAAAGGCACTTGTTTGGCTTACTCCGGAGCACTGGAAATACGTTGCGTAAAAGACTTAAGTTGCATCAGAATAGGTGGCTAATTTTGAATGCCCATTAATGGAGAAAGATGCTTTTTGTATCCAGATGGTGTAGTTACAGAttctaccagcaggggctaacAGAGCCATGCTAAGCATCCACACAATGATGATCACAAACCTGAGACACTAGCGAGCAGAGAAGGTTTTAGCCCATGTGTTATAAAAGACTTAAATTGGCTCATGGGTATGATATCAGCCCCTCTCTGTGGTCTTAAAGGGCAATATATCCCATCACACTTTGAGAGTACGGTAGTTCTGTGATTTCACAAGGTGTTTCAGAGGAGTAGATGGGGTATGTGCTGTCATGTTGCTCTGGGAGGGTGTGCATGGGCTCAGTTACCAAAGTTTGATGTTGCTCTTCAATTTCACCCTTGTAAATGATCTCAATATCTGTTGTTGAGCACTCCTCATTCCAATGTGTAAGGTTTCCATACCACTAAGAAAGGAAATGAcgacaaaaatgatttttgttagAGCTAATCAATCATGACTAcaatctgtaaaaaaattaagtttccaaaacattttttttgtgtgcgagacattttaataatccaaaGCAACTTTTTCCACAATTAGGaactttttgtacatttgaaaGGTTCCACTGATGTTAAAGTTTCTTCATGCAACAATGGACAATAGCACTAAACACTATTATTAAGAGTGGGAAAATCCAGAGACCATTTGACATGAGTTGACTCAGTAATTTTCACAGGAATTGCAATTGAGTTCCCCCggaaaaaaacccctaaaaactaaaataattacttaTGGATTTGAACATGAGGGCgtgtaattaaaaacagaatttttaaatgCCTTAAACTGTGCTCTTTTAATGTATTAGATCATGTTTTAAGCCCGGTTGGCATTACAAGTAGGCTGAACAGTTTTGCGAGTATTTTAGTCATATTTAATCTGCATATGtctatttaaattttgaaatacTGGGCAAAAGATTTTAATCTCTCAGGTTAAAAACCTCTCTTAAAAACTATAATGGtttgttttacaatatatattaatttcgAAACGTTCCTATTGTAAAACAAAAcctataaatatctaaaaagatATTTAGGTGTAttctgtcaaataaatgcatttaatattatggATCCCATTGGTCGTACCTGAAACTGTTCAGTGtccatgattttatttttgaagtgtTTGGGATCTGGTACTTCAGGAAAGATCAGTCTTCTAACTCTTCAAGACCAAAGAATGTCAAAGCATTCAGacgtttgataaaaaaaaaaaaaaaaaaaaaaaatagtatcaAGGATCTTATAATAGCGGCTGGATAATACTCACCCCTGTTGAGTCACGAGACAGACTAGAAGAAATGTGGTTAGTGGCAGCACAATTATCAAAATGTAAACCCAAATGTAGGTGGATGCTTCTACCATACAAACACCtgtgaacaaaatgtttatttatgaagCTTTTTAGACGCACATAAAAGAACATAATCATTTACTtctgtttatatttcatttgacTTATCCAAACCAAGAGTACAACTACAAAAGTGATTCATATAGAGACAAATTAACATGAGAATAACCACAAAAACTCCAGAGTTCAATACAAATAGTTTAGAGTTCAGTACAAGCTAGCAGAGAGATGATAAATATCTTGAACCATACAAATTGCTATGGCTGATGAACACATGGTATTTCAAAGACAAAGAGACAGTACCTTCATTGTTTTCCCAACTTTCCACTTTGGTCCACTTGCTCCAGTTGCTGTTTATACACCAGATCTTCATTCTTATTCTGAAATCGTAATTTGTTTTCATGCTGAGACTGGACAGGTCCAAATTGTACACCTTGTGTTGATGTCTCACTTGAATACTCTGACCTCCCTGCATGTAAGCAAATGCATACAGACTGTAAGATTTTCCAACTTTGCACTGCTTTATATAGCATATGTCATTTTACATCAGATTCGTAAGCACGTTTCTAGCAAATACAAGTTTGGGTTTTCTCAGGTTTGTGTGAAAAGTGAGCCTTACTGCATCTCAAAAAGTGTAAGTGTCTGAGTGTTATGTACCTTCCAGTCTTTGACACACTGGCTCTTGTACTGCACTTCAGCGTCATAACAATATGGTGATATTATATTATCAGGGGTCCTCCATCTTACAATAATACCATGTGGTGaattactaatattaaaaacaatctgGTCCGGGTCAACATCTAATATTGCACCTTGGAAAGAGCAGAACAATGATGAGTACTGTCTTGGCATTTAGCTGTTCATTTCCCAAAAATTAAGTAGCAATACTAAATAACAGATAACATGAGATATCCAAGTCGCAACATCTAActactggggttcctcagggctcagttcttCGACCACTTGTTTTTTCTGTCTAAATGGCATCACTAGGTTCTGCTATTTAGAAACATGGCTTTTTATGCTGATGACACTCAACTCTACCTCTCATTCTATCCCGATGATCCTACGATAGCTGCTCGCATCTCAGCGTGTCTAACAGGCATTTCTTGCTGGATGAAGGACTATCACCTTCAACTCAAACCAGCCAAGACAGAACTGCCTGTGATTCCttcaaaaattatattacaatttcaCCATCCAGTTAGGCTCATCAACCATAAGTCCTTCGAAAACAGCCAGAAACTTAGGAGTTATGGTTGATGATCAGCTGACTTTTTCAGACCACATTGCTAAAATTGCCTGGTCTTGCAGATTTCACAATCAAAAAGACTTCATAATCAAAATGATCAGGACCATTCTTTCAGAACATGCTTCACAACCCCTTGTTCAAGTTCTTGTTTtgtccaggctggactattgcaaTACTCTCTTGTCAGGTCTTCCAGCCCATTCTATTAAACTTTTACAATTAACCCAAAAGCGGCAGCAAGATTCCTTTTATTAAGGCACCAAGGTTATATCACCATTGTGcaaatcacttttaatttttcCTCAATTGCATTTGTTAAAGGAATACTGTTTTACAACTTAATTTGTCTGCTTATGCATCATTGACAGTTCGGTTTAAAGGTGAACCTACATTAATCATATGTTGCAGAAAATGCCAGGGTTCAACTTTCAAGCACTTTAAAGCCATCTACCATCTAATTCAAAGACTGGGTGTCTACAGATATAAACAAGTTAGatttaagacattttgaagacCTTTTTAATACCACCTATATGAAATTTAAGACGAAACCTCTGATACCAATCACATATTATTTAACATATctaatctaataatatttttttcagagccttgaaaaaaaaaaaatttagattCATAAACTTTTAAGGATTTCGATGACCTGTGGTAACCCTGCAATGCTGAAAAAATTCAGATTACAATACGAGTGTTTACAGTATGAAATTGACTGAATAACGTTTAAAAAATGTGGGGTTTTACTTAATGAATGGGAAATGTTCTGATGTGAGTCTTTGTCGGGTGTACAGGATATACCAGCTCATATGAACACCACCCCCTCCTCAGGCCTTTTGATGTGGCCTACAAGACAGCTCATGCACCATGATGCAACGCTACTTATCAGCAAgcctatcatcatcatcatcaggtgTTTGTGTAAACGTTTACTGACAAAAATGTGCTCGTCATAAGCTCCATTCCTAAAAATTAAACCTATGAcctttacaaaacattttgtggTGAATCTAATTACACTGCTTTTAGGGGACTTTCTATGCTACTGTTTTTCCTTTCTCACGATCTTCAGCAACAACAATTTCTAGTGTTTTGTAGTTCTTGATGGATAgattgttttaaacaataaatactgttatattgTTCTCCGTGGTTCTCCATGCCTCCTCTCTTCACAGCATTCTTGCTGGCCCTGGATTGACGCCTTTCCGGTGACTCTACGAGTAAATCATCAACAGCAAATTCCATTTTATATGTTGCatttacagacgtggacaaaattgttggtaccctttggtcaatgaaagaaaaagtcacaatggtcacagaaataactgttatctgacaaaagtaataataaataaaaattctataaatgttaaccaatgaaagtcagacattgtttttcaaccatgcttcaacagaattatttaaaaaaataaactcacgaaacaggcatggacaaaaatgatggtacccctagaaaacactgaaaataatgtgaccaaagggacatgttaattcaaggtgtgtccactaattagcatcacaggtgtctacaaccttgtaatcagccattgggcctatatatatggctccaggtaatcactgtgttgtttggtgatatggtgtgtaccacactcgacatggaccagaggaagcaaaggaaagagttgtctcaagagatcagaaagaaaattatagacaagcatgttaaaggtaaaggctataagaccatctccaagcaactagatgttcctgtgactacagttgcacatattattcagaagtttaagatccatgggactgtagccaacctcctggacgtggccgcaggaggaaaattgatgacaaatctaagagacggataatccgaatggtaacaaaagagcctagaaagacttctaaagagattcaaggtgaacttcatgctcaaggaacatcagtgtcagatcgcaccatccgtcgttgtttgagccaaagtggactacatgggagacgaccaaggaggacaccattgttgaaaacgaatcataaaaagcaagactggaatatgccaaactacatgttgacaagccacaaagcttctgggagaatgtcctgtggacagatgagacaaaaatcgaagttttgccaaggcacatcagctgtatgttcacagacgaaaaaatgaagcatatcaagaaaagaacactgtccctactgtgaaacatggaggaggctctgttatgttctggggctgctttgctgcgtctggcacagggtgtcttgaatctgtgcagggtacaatgaaatctcaagactatcaaggaattctagagagaaatgtactagccagtgtcagaaagcttggtctcagtcgcaggtcatgggtcttgcaacaggacaatgacccaaaacacaccgctaaaaacacccaagaatggctaagaggaaaaaattggactattgtaaagtggccttctatgagccctgacctcaatcctattgagcatctttggaaggagctgaaacatgcagtctggaaaaggcacccttcaaaccggacacaactggagcagtttgctcatgaggagtgggccaaaatacctgctgagaggtgcagaagtctcattgacagttacaggaagcgtttgattgcagtgattgcctcaaaaggttgcgcaacaaaatattaagttaggggtaccatcatttttgtccaggtctgtttcatgagtttatttttttttaataattctgttgaagcatggttgaaaaacaatgtctgactttcattggttaacatttatagaattttatttattattacttttgtcagataacagttatttctgtgaccattgtgagtttttctttcattgaccaaagggtaccaacaattttgtccacgtctgtatgtaTAACCGTATTCTATTTTCCTAACACAAAAATAGTTATACAACTTCCAAAGAGGGATTCGGTTTGCCTAACAGAAGTTTAAATAGGAAATATACTAGTTCTGTCACTTAAAAGCTGAAGTActaaaaatactcaaaaaatACTCACCATTTTTATTATACTCAGCACTAGACTCAGGAACAAAGAGCAAGGAAAGGGCTACCAGGTGATACACACTCCAGCTGTTCATGTTAAGCTCCTCTCCCAGTTACTGGTCAATGAAGAGGTCTCAATCTCTAAAGCACAGAGGAAAAGTTGACACAATTTATAGCACCTGAATCATCAAACTCTGCTGTTCCTCCACTCATTTCCTTTCCATCCTCTCAACCTCATTTCTTATTCAGTGGTTCAGTGTAGTATGAGGGAGGGCTTTGATATTAACTCAGTCACATCAGtggttttgctttaaattctttCTTATTCACTTCACATTCATTTCTTGGGACTCCAGTAGATTCATGGTAGAAATTATTGTGGGTGATTTTACCCAGTTATAGGGAACTTTATGTTCTGTGATGCTATAGAAGAGGACTTTAATGTTTCCGTGCTCTttctaaacagaaaaaaaatgctgataaaaAGAACCCAGGGCTTCATTGATAGTTGaatttataatgtaacattatCAACATGTGAATTTAAACATCAAATTACCATACAATTAACAATAAATTTCTAAACTGGCTATTGATAAGCAAACAGTCACATCAAAATCAAACGCAAAAAAAAGGATATAATTTTTGGTGTCAATTACTTTCTTCTACTTTAGCAgggtgttttaaatgttatacattGATTGATATGTATCAGCGTTTATGCGTATATTTTCTATACTGGATCTATCACTTACAGTTTTATCTctcaaatttgatttgattatttatgattatttggTATTTTCCCACGATTTTAAATTTACTAATGCTTTTTTTCAAGAACAGATTATCAGAAAGTCTAACCACAAGTTCTCGATCATGTTCAGAGTTCAAGAGCGGGTGTATATAACCAACCACAGATAGAGGAAGTAAGAGAACAAGGGTCAAGAGATGATCACACTAATACACTTGACTTACTTTCTTTTACTGAATTATTTTGGCAAGatctttaaatttaattagCATTCACAAAGTCTGACCACCAGATGGCCTTCTTGTGACTGTGCcacaaattatgcaaaattgtgtgatgtatttgttttataaatgttttactatccatgtttataataaaaagaattctCTAAATTGTCGGCATTTTTCAACTGCACACAGCTATTCAAAATTGTGgtcattttaaatactgtacGTTTATAAAAGTTATACGAGTCACATC containing:
- the LOC122352140 gene encoding cytokine receptor-like factor 2, with amino-acid sequence MNSWSVYHLVALSLLFVPESSAEYNKNESPERRQSRASKNAVKRGGMENHGEQYNSAILDVDPDQIVFNISNSPHGIIVRWRTPDNIISPYCYDAEVQYKSQCVKDWKGGQSIQVRHQHKVYNLDLSSLSMKTNYDFRIRMKIWCINSNWSKWTKVESWENNEGVCMVEASTYIWVYILIIVLPLTTFLLVCLVTQQGVRRLIFPEVPDPKHFKNKIMDTEQFQWYGNLTHWNEECSTTDIEIIYKGEIEEQHQTLVTEPMHTLPEQHDSTYPIYSSETPCEITELPYSQSVMGYIAL